In Mytilus edulis chromosome 7, xbMytEdul2.2, whole genome shotgun sequence, a single genomic region encodes these proteins:
- the LOC139483186 gene encoding uncharacterized protein — MKNNLIFTGLYGVRDENTEELLRGFLFNEIGIDYKIEFGNVHRFGRSQRGMRPIVARFLYQSDLQYVLENAYRLHNTRYGIKQQFPKEIEDRRKKLYPIMKEAKYNRRNVKLVRDRLYIDNELYEIHDDIDTFDGQGHLEERNDATPGNEHSTPNSQGDRRSTKRPRTSSTPSRW; from the coding sequence ATGAAGAACAATCTCATCTTTACTGGTCTTTATGGGGTTAGAGATGAAAACACCGAAGAACTTCTCCGAGGTTTCCTCTTTAATGAAATTGGTATTgattacaaaattgaatttggtAATGTCCATCGTTTTGGACGAAGTCAGCGTGGTATGAGACCAATCGTCGCACGATTTCTATATCAATCCGATTTACAGTATGTGCTAGAAAATGCTTACAGGCTACACAATACTAGATATGGTATCAAACAGCAGTTTCCGAAAGAAATAGAAGACagaaggaaaaaattatatccaaTCATGAAGGAAGCAAAGTACAATAGAAGAAATGTGAAACTTGTTCGCGACCGACTCTATATCGACAATGAACTGTATGAGATACACGATGACATCGACACATTTGACGGCCAAGGACACCTAGAAGAACGTAACGATGCCACACCTGGAAACGAACATTCGACGCCAAACTCACAAGGAGATCGCAGATCCACGAAACGGCCTCGCACGAGCTCAACCCCTTCAAGATGGTAG